The proteins below come from a single Candidatus Cloacimonadota bacterium genomic window:
- a CDS encoding imidazolonepropionase, which produces MQANLILKDCRQLVTLRGGAEPRTGSAMSDPGIIADGALAVKDGRILAVGTTAEIMAAYSAPEVVSADGKLVLPGFVDCHTHPVFVHTREDEFALRLEGKSYVEISLAGGGIRGTIRTTRDASEDLLFELAAKRIRKMIALGTTTVEAKSGYGLDTASELKQLRVVARLNKELPVTAVPTFMGAHEFPEEFKDNHAAYVKILCEDMIPAVAEQGIARFCDIFTEAHVFGIEESRIVLNCARDHGLSLKMHADEIEPIGGAELAAELGCVSADHLGAASDAGIQAMKESGVIPVLLPATLYSLASKKYARGRHMIDCGLPVAIATDYNPGSCNCDSLPFTMSLACLQMGLNPVEALCACTINAAHALGLGAETGSLEPGKLADFCIWDIPSLNFIPYHLGSSYITAVYARGKLVHTSSE; this is translated from the coding sequence GTGCAGGCTAACCTAATACTAAAGGATTGCAGGCAACTTGTAACGCTGAGGGGAGGCGCTGAACCCCGCACCGGATCTGCGATGAGCGACCCCGGTATCATAGCTGACGGAGCTCTGGCCGTTAAAGACGGACGGATCCTTGCTGTGGGCACAACGGCTGAGATCATGGCCGCGTATTCCGCCCCGGAAGTGGTTTCCGCGGATGGCAAACTGGTTTTGCCCGGTTTCGTGGACTGCCACACCCATCCGGTTTTCGTGCACACCCGTGAGGACGAATTTGCCCTGCGCCTGGAAGGAAAATCCTATGTGGAGATATCCCTGGCCGGAGGCGGCATCCGGGGCACGATAAGAACCACCCGCGATGCTTCTGAGGACCTGCTCTTCGAGCTTGCCGCCAAAAGAATCCGCAAAATGATAGCGTTGGGCACCACCACCGTGGAAGCCAAAAGCGGATACGGCCTCGATACAGCCAGCGAACTGAAACAACTGCGCGTTGTCGCCCGGCTGAACAAGGAATTGCCCGTAACCGCTGTTCCCACCTTCATGGGCGCGCACGAATTTCCCGAGGAATTCAAAGATAACCATGCGGCTTATGTAAAAATCCTCTGCGAAGATATGATCCCCGCCGTGGCTGAGCAAGGCATAGCCCGGTTTTGCGACATCTTTACCGAAGCCCACGTTTTCGGCATTGAAGAGAGCAGGATCGTGCTCAATTGCGCCAGAGACCACGGTTTGTCGCTCAAAATGCACGCTGATGAGATCGAGCCCATCGGCGGAGCGGAACTCGCGGCTGAGCTGGGCTGCGTGTCAGCCGACCACCTGGGAGCCGCTTCCGACGCGGGTATCCAGGCCATGAAAGAATCCGGCGTGATCCCCGTTCTGCTGCCCGCCACGCTCTATTCGCTGGCCAGCAAGAAATATGCCCGTGGCCGCCACATGATCGATTGTGGCCTGCCGGTGGCCATCGCCACGGATTACAACCCCGGAAGCTGCAACTGCGACTCGCTGCCTTTCACCATGAGCCTGGCCTGCCTGCAGATGGGCCTGAATCCCGTGGAAGCGCTCTGCGCCTGCACCATCAATGCCGCCCACGCCCTTGGCCTGGGGGCAGAGACAGGCTCGCTGGAGCCGGGAAAACTGGCGGACTTCTGCATCTGGGACATCCCTTCCCTGAACTTCATTCCCTACCATCTGGGATCATCGTATATCACAGCAGTTTACGCCAGGGGAAAGCTGGTCCACACCTCTTCAGAATGA
- a CDS encoding biopolymer transporter ExbD, with protein sequence MSNVIKPKDTNRRVRRKFKEGTSLSIISLVDILTILLVFLLKNVSMEVQKLTMPNNMTFPVTMEKRDLLENKGTTVVQIYPDRILLGEQGIYFGSLEEFASDPDKRTEILTYLQSTATEIVKTPDADGNPTTTALLIQADKSIPCWYITEFVSLGTSSFYEYIYFATLLETDWLEKSKSNTSG encoded by the coding sequence ATGAGCAACGTCATTAAGCCCAAAGACACGAACCGCCGGGTGCGGCGCAAGTTCAAAGAAGGAACTTCGCTGTCCATCATTTCACTGGTGGATATCCTCACCATCCTGCTGGTGTTCCTGCTCAAGAACGTATCCATGGAAGTGCAAAAACTGACCATGCCTAACAACATGACCTTCCCGGTCACCATGGAAAAGCGGGACTTGCTGGAAAACAAAGGTACCACCGTGGTTCAGATCTACCCTGACCGGATACTCCTTGGCGAACAGGGAATCTATTTTGGCAGCCTGGAAGAGTTTGCTTCTGATCCTGATAAACGCACCGAAATCCTCACTTACTTGCAAAGCACTGCCACGGAAATTGTTAAAACTCCCGATGCCGACGGTAATCCGACCACCACAGCCTTGCTCATACAGGCGGATAAAAGCATCCCCTGCTGGTATATAACGGAATTCGTGAGCTTGGGGACCAGTTCTTTCTACGAATACATCTATTTTGCCACCCTCCTGGAAACTGATTGGCTTGAAAAAAGTAAATCGAACACCAGTGGGTAA
- the priA gene encoding primosomal protein N' yields MYYYTVHLPLALTRAFHYSSKVEITPGARVLVSFNRKDMIGICGDRMQEQPSDKIRYKPVLEVLDDEPVLGPRLLELAKFMAEYYACSLGSACFAMLPAWLVPDIDAEVKWLAADFPEPFRALQPALGGGETIKVPELRKQLKGVPVLHLIEQASDLGLLELKRKLSSRDKPKTVNFVRLLDREPDLGLFPPKQKEALQLILAIPKEEFPLSEISETVSYSVVRALQKKGLLSITPKKVEREFFSFDSSAGPKVVTLNAEQQLAVQEISRQAEKFRVDLLYGITGSGKTEVYIPLIRSCLQEGKGVIFLIPEIALTPQMVERFQGEFGATLAISHSQLSDRQRLNQWHKIAAGECRIVIGARSAVFAPMQRLGLIIVDEEHEQSYKQDNNPRYNGRDLAVMRAKLEGAKIVLGSATPSLESWHNQNIGKYTLHTLKSRPLDIKLPEVRILSLQEDYQQQLLSDELIAAIGTRLEKKEQVILFQNRRGFSSYMQCLKCGELIKCANCDISMYYHRDREEMNCHYCGNAYPSPRKCPSCGSYTFSYGSPGTQKVEQLLRIVFPQARVLRLDSDSARCQDSYKTMYRRMKDRDVDILLGTQMISKGLDFPAVTLVGIISADISLNVPDFRSAERTFQLCTQVAGRSGRADKRGEVIIQTYNPTHYAIVHAGNQDYQAFAEEELEHRRRLNYPPFYRLARILFQCSDGNLLEQEMAFLQEKALLAAASFGANDLYLLGPAPAPFARINKLNRWHLILKARTPSILKQALKRISELYTPPAAIHSHPDVDPLNLM; encoded by the coding sequence ATGTATTACTACACTGTGCATCTGCCCCTGGCCCTCACCCGGGCGTTCCATTACAGCTCCAAAGTGGAGATCACTCCCGGAGCCAGGGTCTTGGTGAGTTTCAACCGCAAGGACATGATCGGCATCTGTGGTGACCGGATGCAGGAACAGCCTTCAGACAAGATACGCTACAAGCCGGTGTTGGAGGTTCTGGACGACGAACCGGTGCTGGGGCCGCGGCTGCTGGAGCTGGCGAAGTTCATGGCGGAATACTATGCCTGTTCCCTGGGCAGCGCTTGTTTCGCGATGTTGCCGGCCTGGCTGGTGCCGGATATTGATGCTGAGGTGAAATGGCTGGCGGCCGATTTTCCTGAGCCTTTCCGGGCGCTGCAACCCGCTTTGGGTGGAGGCGAAACCATAAAGGTCCCGGAACTGCGCAAACAGTTGAAAGGCGTGCCCGTGCTGCATCTAATCGAACAGGCGTCGGATCTGGGTCTGCTGGAGCTTAAACGCAAGCTGAGCTCCAGGGACAAACCCAAAACGGTCAATTTCGTCAGGCTGCTGGACCGCGAGCCCGACTTGGGGTTGTTCCCGCCCAAGCAAAAGGAAGCCCTGCAACTGATTCTGGCCATCCCCAAAGAGGAGTTTCCCCTCTCCGAAATCAGCGAAACCGTATCCTATTCGGTGGTGCGAGCGCTGCAGAAGAAAGGCTTGCTGAGCATCACCCCCAAAAAGGTGGAACGTGAGTTCTTCAGCTTCGACAGCAGTGCCGGGCCCAAGGTCGTAACACTAAATGCAGAGCAGCAGCTCGCGGTGCAGGAGATATCGAGGCAAGCTGAGAAATTCAGGGTTGATCTGCTTTACGGCATTACCGGCAGCGGCAAGACAGAGGTTTACATCCCTTTGATCCGTTCCTGCCTGCAAGAAGGCAAAGGAGTTATCTTCCTGATCCCGGAAATCGCGCTCACACCGCAGATGGTGGAGCGCTTCCAGGGCGAATTCGGTGCCACTCTCGCCATCTCCCACAGCCAATTGAGCGACCGTCAGCGCCTGAACCAGTGGCACAAGATAGCCGCAGGTGAATGCCGGATAGTGATCGGCGCCCGCAGCGCGGTTTTTGCCCCCATGCAGAGGTTGGGGCTCATCATCGTGGACGAGGAACACGAGCAATCTTACAAACAGGACAACAACCCCCGCTACAACGGACGCGACCTCGCCGTGATGCGGGCCAAGCTGGAAGGGGCAAAAATCGTGCTGGGCAGCGCCACCCCTTCGCTGGAATCCTGGCACAATCAGAACATCGGCAAATACACACTTCACACCCTCAAAAGCAGACCGCTGGACATCAAGCTGCCCGAGGTTCGCATCCTTTCGCTGCAGGAAGACTACCAGCAACAATTGCTTTCCGACGAACTTATCGCCGCCATCGGCACCCGCCTCGAGAAAAAGGAACAGGTGATCCTGTTCCAGAACCGACGCGGCTTTTCCTCTTATATGCAGTGCCTGAAATGCGGAGAGCTGATCAAATGCGCCAACTGCGACATCAGCATGTATTACCACCGCGACCGTGAGGAAATGAACTGCCACTACTGCGGAAACGCTTATCCCAGCCCACGCAAGTGTCCCAGCTGCGGCAGCTACACTTTTTCCTACGGCTCCCCCGGCACCCAAAAAGTGGAACAGCTTCTGCGAATTGTCTTTCCCCAGGCCAGGGTGTTGCGCCTGGATTCAGATTCTGCGCGCTGTCAGGACAGCTATAAAACCATGTACCGCCGCATGAAAGACCGCGACGTGGACATCCTTTTGGGCACGCAGATGATTTCTAAGGGCTTGGATTTTCCGGCAGTGACCCTGGTGGGAATCATCAGCGCTGACATCAGCCTAAACGTTCCGGATTTCCGTTCCGCGGAACGTACTTTCCAGCTCTGCACCCAGGTTGCGGGACGCTCCGGCCGGGCAGACAAGCGTGGCGAAGTGATTATCCAAACCTATAACCCCACCCATTACGCCATCGTGCACGCTGGAAATCAGGATTACCAGGCTTTCGCGGAAGAAGAGCTGGAACATCGCCGGCGCCTGAACTACCCGCCCTTCTACAGGCTGGCCAGAATCCTGTTCCAGTGTTCGGACGGGAATCTGCTCGAGCAGGAAATGGCTTTCCTGCAGGAAAAAGCCCTGCTGGCAGCAGCCTCTTTCGGGGCGAATGATCTCTATCTATTAGGTCCGGCACCTGCACCCTTTGCCAGAATTAACAAGCTCAACCGCTGGCATCTGATCCTCAAAGCCCGCACCCCTTCTATCCTGAAGCAAGCCCTGAAGCGGATCTCAGAGCTCTACACCCCGCCCGCGGCCATTCATTCCCATCCAGATGTGGACCCGCTAAACCTGATGTGA
- a CDS encoding SUMF1/EgtB/PvdO family nonheme iron enzyme has protein sequence MNGNSGENAYTIIETLHKSRQFCVYKARNYFSGRIVTIKTNEQRFRSDADQVSQLRDEAETGLRLRHPNIRETIGLFEDGGTVYMVSEYLEGDPLNDILRIPRVDISYSQAIKWTQQLLDALEHAHKHLILHLNLNPTNIIITSDYDLKVLGFGKSPHAWKNADPEQHAFHPVLFTSPEVFSEKNPDERSDIWSAAVISWLLLRGRLPWELDRRDSPSIQKEQILAQYPLSPDQPGRHIPPWLFSILNKALQPNPARRFASAAEMREAIANQEEVALEIDGAGPASSKPGATFPGDNQFSPLGVPAINSEPSLSDTQPGIGRQSRGVDPEPVKRPGDVTVEGPAHKIPIKSEAASAEIKKLQKTFRVLGIISACIFVYIILKYYVIRDGAIFSRARDGDSPAQVADAKQKVANEPLEMISVLGETAVIGNNGPDAKSDEYPLLQVKLSSFMISPREITREQWAMANPGYKVSGNDKDLPVTGITFDEVVAFCNEKSRLDNLEPCYEYLGNGVSCDFNASGYRLPTEAEWEYVAKARRTDAFTPYSGSSVANVVAWYSENSGGSLHPVGQKQPNQIGIYDLSGNAAEWVWNWYSSYASVTDLAFAGPEQGTDKVIRGGSFKDPAENIRVTSRAHGKPYAKADHIGFRVVRKK, from the coding sequence ATGAACGGCAATAGCGGCGAAAACGCTTACACCATCATAGAAACCCTGCACAAATCGAGGCAGTTTTGCGTCTATAAAGCCCGCAACTATTTCAGCGGCAGAATAGTAACCATCAAAACCAACGAACAGCGCTTCCGGAGCGACGCTGACCAGGTGAGCCAATTGCGCGACGAAGCGGAAACCGGCCTCCGGCTGAGACATCCAAACATACGTGAAACCATAGGTCTGTTTGAGGATGGCGGCACCGTTTACATGGTCAGCGAATACCTTGAGGGCGATCCTCTCAACGATATTCTGCGCATCCCGCGCGTGGACATCAGCTACAGCCAGGCCATCAAGTGGACCCAGCAGTTGCTGGACGCTCTTGAACACGCGCACAAACACCTTATCCTGCATCTGAACCTTAACCCCACCAACATCATCATCACATCGGACTATGACCTCAAGGTGCTGGGCTTCGGCAAATCGCCCCACGCGTGGAAAAATGCCGATCCCGAGCAGCACGCTTTCCATCCCGTGCTTTTCACCTCCCCGGAAGTTTTTTCGGAGAAAAATCCGGACGAACGCTCGGACATCTGGTCCGCCGCTGTGATTTCCTGGCTGCTGCTGCGGGGCAGACTGCCCTGGGAACTGGACCGTCGTGACAGCCCCTCCATCCAGAAAGAGCAAATATTAGCCCAATACCCGCTCAGTCCAGACCAGCCTGGAAGGCACATCCCCCCCTGGCTCTTCAGTATTCTCAACAAGGCTTTGCAGCCTAATCCCGCCAGGCGCTTTGCCAGTGCCGCGGAAATGAGGGAAGCGATCGCCAACCAAGAGGAAGTGGCTCTCGAAATTGACGGAGCCGGGCCTGCATCATCAAAACCAGGGGCAACCTTTCCTGGCGACAACCAATTCTCCCCGCTCGGCGTTCCCGCTATTAATTCTGAGCCTTCCCTGTCTGATACCCAGCCAGGAATCGGCAGACAGTCCCGGGGTGTTGACCCCGAGCCGGTCAAGCGTCCCGGAGATGTTACAGTTGAAGGTCCAGCCCATAAAATCCCCATTAAAAGCGAGGCTGCCTCTGCGGAAATCAAGAAACTGCAGAAAACCTTCCGTGTGCTGGGAATCATTTCAGCCTGCATCTTTGTTTACATTATCTTGAAATACTACGTGATCAGGGATGGGGCGATTTTCAGTCGCGCCCGGGATGGCGACTCTCCAGCACAGGTGGCCGACGCGAAGCAGAAGGTGGCAAACGAGCCACTGGAAATGATCTCAGTCCTGGGAGAAACAGCGGTCATCGGCAACAACGGCCCCGACGCCAAAAGCGACGAGTATCCGCTGCTGCAGGTGAAGCTGTCTTCGTTCATGATCTCACCCCGTGAAATCACGCGTGAACAGTGGGCCATGGCCAATCCCGGCTACAAGGTTTCCGGTAATGACAAGGACCTGCCCGTCACTGGCATCACCTTTGATGAGGTGGTGGCTTTCTGCAACGAAAAGAGCCGCCTTGACAATTTGGAGCCCTGCTATGAATATCTTGGCAACGGCGTGAGTTGCGATTTCAACGCCAGCGGATACCGCCTGCCTACTGAAGCGGAGTGGGAATACGTCGCCAAAGCCAGACGCACAGATGCTTTCACCCCTTACAGCGGTTCCTCTGTCGCGAATGTGGTGGCCTGGTATTCCGAAAACAGCGGTGGCAGCCTCCATCCCGTTGGCCAAAAACAACCCAACCAAATCGGAATCTACGACCTCAGCGGAAACGCGGCGGAATGGGTCTGGAACTGGTATTCGTCCTACGCGAGCGTAACGGACCTGGCTTTTGCCGGACCTGAACAGGGCACCGACAAAGTTATCCGCGGCGGTTCGTTCAAAGACCCCGCTGAAAATATCCGCGTCACCTCACGCGCCCACGGCAAACCCTATGCCAAAGCAGATCATATCGGCTTTCGCGTGGTGCGGAAAAAGTAA
- a CDS encoding MotA/TolQ/ExbB proton channel family protein, with protein MNAKHIVLVILTLVISLGALSAQVTQLTDIKTSPVNLATIFDDSNQEGYFGYLILLVFIIGIVYAVVRYIQLFHKEKINAQNLYKSLKGYIKNDQIEEAIKITEKLKDTTLGFIFFSGLSVYKDVRKTASKEDMSDQVQNALDEAVLQKVYKLDAGLFWFDTLAQVCTYLGLLGTIWGLLAAFNALSRPDVLDSQKNIMLSAGIKTAIGTTALGLIAAIPLTLIKGWLMGKAQKLINEIDEYSVKLINFINISAKG; from the coding sequence ATGAATGCCAAGCACATCGTTCTCGTAATCCTAACCCTGGTGATCAGCCTTGGGGCCCTGTCGGCGCAGGTAACACAGCTAACAGATATCAAAACAAGCCCCGTAAACCTTGCCACCATATTTGATGACAGCAATCAGGAAGGTTATTTCGGATACCTCATCCTGTTGGTTTTCATAATCGGTATCGTTTACGCGGTCGTCCGCTACATCCAGTTGTTCCATAAAGAAAAGATCAACGCCCAGAACCTGTACAAAAGCCTGAAAGGCTACATCAAGAACGACCAGATCGAAGAAGCCATCAAGATCACGGAAAAATTGAAGGACACCACCCTCGGCTTCATCTTCTTCAGCGGACTTTCCGTCTATAAGGACGTGCGCAAGACTGCCTCCAAAGAAGACATGAGCGACCAAGTGCAGAACGCACTCGACGAAGCCGTGCTGCAAAAAGTTTACAAACTCGACGCGGGCCTTTTCTGGTTCGACACCCTTGCCCAAGTTTGCACCTATCTCGGTCTGCTGGGAACCATTTGGGGATTGCTGGCAGCTTTCAACGCCCTCAGCCGTCCTGACGTGCTTGACAGCCAGAAGAACATCATGCTTTCTGCCGGCATCAAAACCGCCATCGGCACCACCGCCCTCGGTTTGATCGCCGCCATTCCGCTCACTCTGATCAAAGGTTGGCTGATGGGCAAAGCCCAAAAACTCATCAACGAGATCGACGAATATAGCGTTAAACTAATCAACTTCATCAATATCTCAGCTAAAGGATAA
- a CDS encoding FAD-dependent oxidoreductase, with translation MIEVTLNGTQVQTEAGITILELARRNGIEIPNLCHDEELKPFGSCWVCAVEVKGRRGFVTSCGTKVLPGMEIITDSEDIRAARKMALELLISDHYADCEAPCKIACPDHVDIQSYVSLIANGQYHDAVKVIKETLPMPLSIGRVCPAFCEKECRRQIIEEPIAIRQLKRFAADEDLGDVWNYVPEKAEATGKKIAIIGAGPSGLTCGFYLSNLGHEVTVFESAPAAGGWLRYGIPEYRLPKDILDREIELMCANGMKIEYNVQLGRDLQLEKLSIDYDAVYLAIGAQKAVPMPVKGSELAGCYLGVDFLKAHSLGNTPVLGKKVAIVGGGNTAIDCARTAIRLGCEVSVIYRRTKVEMPAEPFEIEAAGHEGVVFHYLCNPVEYFGENGALREVKIERMRLGEPDASGRRRPEPTGEFFTESYDSIIAAISQVPEIDIFAEEANRVEGKELPISRWQTVMVDESTMHTGLANVFAGGDFRRGAATAIEAIADGRLAAEAIHRYLAGEEIKADHFRFDAKKGHKVQDISQEEFAQFEMIARKVMPEIPLDEAKSTFNEVETGFDADEAKAEAARCLECGCQVNETCKLREYCTDFRVDALHFPGSINKHPIDYSHPYIVRDANKCINCGRCVRTCTEIQGAAVLGYMYRGYTAEVAPEFGESLTQTNCESCGKCIAVCPVGALTERNLNYKLNPLPKESTLQSCGICGTGCQILCETQSGLPVRICTDDSKPGFNDRNLCFKGRFGWQALYGADRLKTPLAWENGVWKELTWREALDLLSERFESANSRRFELSPHICLEEMLILRRVAQNTGTALHADPCYRLFSSEFLPWQPNLEPYEILDRFDEYVVVGEISHTLRTILRLKQRQGKRLVSVASCGSKALMFADSVHSSIDSLSPSPRQLFVYNLNRISEQSVARVLNAAHKVDPALGNVLETSDYQNYRGLLLTQPDFSLPEQTDFLLAWGAQTSMATCPGFRVEIQQFADPDSEADLLLPGPSYLEIEGTALSNNGGITRFKNPARSNLSGELLRLFYELGWISPATADINHWNDAAEQLLKAASANEPRAYDPAGIKINALRDMVLPLDNLLQQRIIMLYEKRKIPTGF, from the coding sequence ATGATTGAAGTAACGCTGAACGGAACCCAAGTGCAGACCGAAGCCGGGATCACCATCCTGGAACTGGCTCGCCGCAACGGGATCGAGATACCCAACCTTTGCCACGATGAAGAACTGAAACCATTCGGCTCCTGCTGGGTCTGCGCAGTTGAAGTGAAGGGCCGCCGCGGATTTGTGACTTCCTGCGGCACCAAAGTGCTTCCCGGAATGGAGATCATCACGGACAGCGAGGACATCCGCGCCGCCCGCAAGATGGCGCTGGAACTGCTGATCTCGGACCATTATGCCGATTGCGAAGCCCCCTGCAAGATCGCCTGCCCGGACCATGTGGACATCCAGAGTTACGTTTCGCTGATCGCCAACGGCCAGTATCACGATGCCGTGAAGGTGATCAAAGAAACCCTGCCCATGCCCCTTTCCATAGGACGGGTCTGCCCGGCTTTCTGCGAAAAGGAATGCCGCCGCCAGATCATTGAGGAACCCATCGCCATCCGCCAGCTGAAACGCTTTGCCGCGGATGAGGATCTCGGCGACGTCTGGAACTACGTTCCCGAGAAGGCTGAAGCCACGGGTAAAAAGATCGCCATTATCGGAGCCGGGCCTTCAGGGCTCACCTGCGGATTCTATCTTTCCAACCTCGGCCATGAGGTCACGGTCTTTGAATCAGCCCCCGCGGCTGGAGGCTGGCTGCGCTATGGGATTCCTGAGTACAGGCTGCCCAAAGACATACTGGACCGTGAGATCGAGCTGATGTGTGCCAACGGCATGAAGATCGAATACAACGTTCAATTGGGACGTGATCTACAGCTGGAAAAGCTGAGTATTGATTACGACGCCGTCTATCTGGCCATCGGGGCCCAAAAAGCAGTGCCCATGCCGGTTAAGGGCTCAGAACTCGCCGGCTGTTATCTGGGCGTGGATTTCCTCAAAGCCCACAGCTTGGGGAACACCCCGGTTCTGGGCAAAAAAGTGGCCATCGTTGGTGGCGGAAACACCGCCATAGACTGTGCCCGCACCGCCATTCGCCTCGGTTGCGAGGTGAGCGTTATCTATCGCCGCACCAAGGTTGAAATGCCCGCCGAACCCTTTGAAATAGAGGCTGCCGGACACGAAGGTGTGGTTTTCCACTACCTCTGCAACCCGGTTGAGTATTTCGGTGAAAACGGTGCCCTGCGTGAAGTGAAGATCGAAAGGATGAGGCTCGGAGAACCCGATGCCAGCGGAAGAAGGCGTCCCGAACCCACCGGCGAGTTTTTCACCGAAAGTTACGACTCCATCATTGCCGCCATCTCCCAAGTGCCGGAGATTGATATCTTCGCTGAGGAAGCCAACCGTGTGGAAGGAAAAGAACTTCCCATCAGCCGCTGGCAAACGGTCATGGTGGACGAAAGCACCATGCACACGGGTTTGGCCAACGTTTTTGCCGGGGGCGATTTCCGCCGCGGGGCTGCTACAGCCATCGAGGCCATAGCCGACGGGCGTCTGGCTGCGGAAGCCATCCACCGCTATCTGGCGGGCGAGGAAATCAAAGCGGATCACTTCCGCTTCGACGCCAAGAAAGGCCACAAGGTGCAAGATATATCCCAGGAAGAATTCGCCCAATTCGAAATGATCGCGCGGAAAGTGATGCCAGAGATACCTTTGGATGAGGCTAAAAGCACTTTCAACGAGGTGGAAACCGGCTTTGACGCAGACGAGGCCAAAGCCGAAGCCGCGCGCTGCCTGGAATGCGGCTGCCAGGTGAATGAAACCTGCAAGCTGCGTGAATACTGCACCGATTTCCGGGTCGACGCCCTCCACTTCCCTGGCAGCATCAACAAACATCCCATCGATTACAGCCACCCTTACATAGTGCGCGACGCCAACAAGTGCATTAATTGCGGCCGCTGTGTGCGCACCTGCACTGAGATCCAGGGCGCCGCGGTGCTGGGTTATATGTACCGCGGTTACACGGCTGAGGTGGCCCCGGAATTTGGCGAATCGCTAACCCAGACGAACTGCGAAAGTTGCGGCAAATGCATCGCCGTTTGCCCGGTGGGCGCGCTGACGGAGAGGAATCTGAATTACAAGCTGAATCCTCTGCCGAAAGAAAGCACCCTGCAAAGCTGCGGCATTTGCGGAACCGGCTGCCAAATCCTTTGTGAAACGCAGTCCGGCCTCCCCGTGCGGATTTGCACTGACGACAGCAAGCCCGGCTTCAACGACCGCAATCTCTGCTTCAAAGGCCGTTTCGGCTGGCAGGCCCTGTATGGCGCTGACCGTCTGAAAACGCCATTGGCATGGGAAAATGGCGTCTGGAAGGAACTGACCTGGCGCGAAGCACTGGATTTGCTGAGTGAAAGGTTCGAATCCGCAAACAGCAGGCGCTTCGAGCTTTCGCCGCATATCTGCCTGGAAGAGATGCTGATCCTGCGAAGAGTTGCTCAAAACACAGGCACCGCCCTTCACGCCGATCCCTGTTACCGCCTGTTTAGCAGTGAGTTTCTGCCCTGGCAGCCCAATCTCGAGCCCTACGAAATTCTCGACCGCTTTGATGAATATGTGGTGGTGGGAGAGATCAGCCACACCCTGCGCACCATTCTGCGCCTAAAACAGCGTCAGGGCAAGAGGCTTGTCAGCGTGGCCAGTTGCGGCTCCAAAGCTCTGATGTTTGCGGATAGCGTTCATTCCTCTATCGACTCGCTCAGCCCATCGCCACGCCAGCTCTTTGTCTATAACCTGAACAGGATCAGCGAGCAAAGCGTTGCCAGGGTGCTAAACGCCGCCCACAAGGTCGATCCGGCTCTGGGCAACGTGTTGGAAACCTCGGATTACCAGAACTACCGCGGCTTGCTGCTGACGCAACCGGATTTTAGCCTGCCGGAACAAACGGACTTTTTGCTTGCCTGGGGCGCTCAAACATCTATGGCCACCTGTCCAGGCTTCAGGGTTGAAATCCAGCAGTTCGCGGACCCCGATTCCGAAGCTGACCTGTTGCTTCCGGGCCCCTCATATCTGGAAATCGAGGGCACAGCGCTGAGCAACAACGGAGGCATCACCAGGTTCAAAAACCCCGCCCGTTCCAACCTCAGCGGCGAATTGCTGCGCCTCTTTTACGAACTGGGATGGATTTCACCCGCCACGGCGGACATCAACCACTGGAACGACGCGGCGGAGCAACTGCTGAAAGCAGCTTCCGCAAATGAACCCAGGGCTTACGATCCTGCCGGGATCAAGATTAACGCTCTGCGAGACATGGTGTTGCCTCTGGACAACCTGCTCCAGCAACGCATTATCATGCTTTACGAAAAGCGCAAAATTCCCACCGGATTCTGA
- a CDS encoding DUF1292 domain-containing protein: MTDKEKNGCKCGEDCHEHDGLCDCENEECDCNTITIEMDDGSSKDFIVLDVLTHEGKQYIALAEVDSMEYDIMSWEVDGENVELSVIEDDDEFDAVAAKFEELFKSDNEEPED; encoded by the coding sequence ATGACCGATAAAGAAAAGAACGGCTGCAAATGCGGCGAAGATTGCCACGAACACGATGGACTTTGCGACTGCGAAAACGAAGAATGCGACTGCAACACCATCACCATCGAAATGGATGACGGCAGCAGCAAGGATTTCATCGTGCTGGATGTGCTCACCCACGAAGGCAAGCAGTACATAGCTTTGGCTGAGGTCGATTCCATGGAATACGACATCATGAGCTGGGAAGTGGATGGCGAAAACGTTGAACTGAGCGTGATCGAAGACGATGATGAGTTCGATGCCGTGGCAGCCAAATTCGAAGAATTGTTCAAAAGCGATAACGAAGAGCCCGAAGACTGA